From the genome of Thermaerobacter marianensis DSM 12885:
CTGTGGCAGGCCGACCGCATCCTGGCTCGCTTCCGGCCCGACGTGGTGGTGGGAACGGGGGGCTACGTGGCGGCACCGGTGGCTCTGGCGGCCGTGCGCCGGCGGATCCCGGTGGTGATCCAGGAGCAGAACGCCGTGCCCGGGGCCACCAACCGGCTGCTGGCGCGGTGGGCGCGGGCGGTATGCGTGCCCTTCGCCGACGCGGGCCGGTTCTTCCCGGCCGGCACGCCGCTGGTGGTGACGGGCAATCCCGTCCGGCCCGAGATCGTGACGGTGACGCGGGAAGCGGCCCGGGCCCGGCTGGGACTGGACCGGGCCGAGCCGGTGGTGCTGGTCACGGGTGGCAGCCGGGGGGCCGAGCGCATCAACCGGGCGGCCCTGGAACTGGCCGTGGCCGTGACGGGATGGCAGGAGGGCGTGCTGCTCTGGGCCTGCGGCGAGCGGTACCACGCCGAGTTCCGCAGCCGGCTGGAGCAGCGGCTGGCGGAAGTGGGGCGCCCCGCGGGCCGGCGGGTGCGTCTCTTCCCGTACATCGACGACATGCCGGCGGCCTATGCGGCGGCGGATCTGTACGTGGGGCGGGCCGGCGCGACCACCCTGGCGGAGATCACCGTCCGCGGCCTGCCGGCGGTGCTGGTCCCCTCGCCCCACGTGGCCCACCACGAGCAGGACGAGAACGCCCGCGTGCTGGAGCGGGCCGGAGCGGCGGTGGTGATCCCCGACGCCGAGTGCACGGGCCCGCGGCTGGTGGCGCT
Proteins encoded in this window:
- the murG gene encoding undecaprenyldiphospho-muramoylpentapeptide beta-N-acetylglucosaminyltransferase: MRVLLTGGGTGGHIYPALAIAAELKRRVPGCELLYVGTREGLESRIVPRAGLPFATVSARGLMRKGPREMAAGLLSLTRGLWQADRILARFRPDVVVGTGGYVAAPVALAAVRRRIPVVIQEQNAVPGATNRLLARWARAVCVPFADAGRFFPAGTPLVVTGNPVRPEIVTVTREAARARLGLDRAEPVVLVTGGSRGAERINRAALELAVAVTGWQEGVLLWACGERYHAEFRSRLEQRLAEVGRPAGRRVRLFPYIDDMPAAYAAADLYVGRAGATTLAEITVRGLPAVLVPSPHVAHHEQDENARVLERAGAAVVIPDAECTGPRLVALVQELLQAPDRLATMARASRQLGRPDATAAIVERVLEVARAALPAESR